ATGACCCGCTTGTCGCGCTTGCGGTTCAGCTCGTCCACCTTGGCGAGCAGGTGGTCGTCGACGAACGGGCCTTTTTTCAGCGATCTGGCCATGTCAGAACTCCCGTAGTCCTCGTTCCATTCATCGACCCCTGCCCTTGCGGCGGCGGCGGATGATGAGCTGGTCGGACGGCTTGCGGCGCCGGGTCCGGCCCTCGGGCCTGCCCCACGGGGTGGTGGGGTGGCGCCCGCCGGAGCTCTTGCCCTCGCCACCGCCGAGCGGGTGGTCAACCGGGTTCATGGCCACTCCGCGCACGCTCGGGCGCTTGCCCTTCCAGCGCATGCGACCGGCCTTGCCCCAGCTGATCAGCTCCTGCTCGGCATTGCCGACCTCGCCCACCGTCGCTCGGCAGGCGATCTGCACCTGGCGGATCTCCCCGGAGGGCAGCCGGAGCGTGGCCATCGGGCCCTCCTTGGCCACCAGCTGCGTGCCCGAGCCGGCCGAGCGGGCCAGCTTGGCCCCCCCGCCCGGGCGGAGCTCGATGTTGTGAACGACCGTGCCGACCGGGATATTCCGCAGCGGCAGGGCGTTGCCCGGCTTGATGTCGGCGCCCTCGCCCGACTCCACCGTGTCGCCGACCTTGAGGCGGGTGGGCGCGATGATGTAGCGCTTCTCGCCGTCGGCGTAGTGGAGCAGGGCGATG
The sequence above is a segment of the Actinomycetes bacterium genome. Coding sequences within it:
- the rplB gene encoding 50S ribosomal protein L2, whose protein sequence is MGIRKHKPTTPGRRGSSVADFVEVTKKTPEKSLLAPSPRKGGRNVHGRITTRHQGGGHKQRYRVVDFRRDKDGVPAKVAGIEYDPNRTARIALLHYADGEKRYIIAPTRLKVGDTVESGEGADIKPGNALPLRNIPVGTVVHNIELRPGGGAKLARSAGSGTQLVAKEGPMATLRLPSGEIRQVQIACRATVGEVGNAEQELISWGKAGRMRWKGKRPSVRGVAMNPVDHPLGGGEGKSSGGRHPTTPWGRPEGRTRRRKPSDQLIIRRRRKGRGR